A single region of the Phycisphaerae bacterium RAS1 genome encodes:
- a CDS encoding ABC-2 family transporter protein, with amino-acid sequence MFNKLAAIISTTFHETIRQPIFGVLTWVAVGLLILNPSISAFSLESGKDSKIMQDVGLATLLLYGLLTSAFTACSVISREIESRTVLTVISKPVSRPLFLLGKFLGVCSGVLLGYFFLTLVFLLTVRHGVMEAVSDPYDQPVLVFSAIVLLVSLAAAIWGNYVYGWHFSTTLTTWVVPLTACALLAVLFIGPQWQVQSAAKDFGNMQIIYAVSMVFCAVLILSALAVSLSTRFGQALTLVFCAALFVLGLVSDHYFGRFQHDALAYDVAYRLLPNFQFFWVGDALTQELTIEFAQVARVAAYSGCYSLAVIGLGVALFQTREVG; translated from the coding sequence ATGTTCAACAAACTCGCGGCGATCATTTCGACGACTTTTCACGAGACCATCCGGCAGCCGATCTTCGGCGTGCTGACCTGGGTGGCGGTCGGGCTGCTGATTCTGAACCCGAGCATTTCGGCCTTTTCGCTGGAGAGCGGGAAGGACTCCAAGATCATGCAGGACGTGGGTCTGGCGACGCTGCTGCTGTACGGCCTGCTGACCAGCGCGTTCACCGCCTGCTCCGTCATCTCGCGCGAAATCGAGAGCAGGACCGTCCTGACCGTAATCTCCAAACCGGTCAGCCGGCCGCTGTTCCTGCTGGGCAAGTTCCTGGGCGTTTGCAGCGGCGTGCTGCTCGGCTATTTCTTCCTGACGCTGGTGTTTCTGCTGACGGTGCGGCACGGCGTGATGGAAGCCGTGAGCGATCCCTACGACCAGCCGGTGCTGGTCTTCTCGGCGATCGTCTTGCTCGTCAGCCTGGCGGCGGCGATCTGGGGGAACTATGTTTACGGCTGGCATTTCTCGACCACGCTGACGACCTGGGTGGTGCCGCTGACCGCGTGCGCCCTGCTGGCGGTGCTGTTCATCGGTCCGCAGTGGCAGGTGCAATCTGCGGCGAAAGACTTTGGGAATATGCAGATCATCTACGCCGTGTCGATGGTGTTCTGCGCGGTGCTGATCCTGTCGGCGCTGGCGGTGTCGCTGTCGACGCGTTTCGGGCAGGCGCTGACGCTGGTTTTCTGCGCGGCGCTGTTCGTGCTGGGACTGGTTTCGGATCACTATTTCGGTCGTTTCCAACACGATGCTCTGGCTTACGACGTCGCCTATCGCCTGCTGCCGAACTTCCAATTCTTCTGGGTCGGCGACGCGCTCACCCAGGAGCTGACGATCGAGTTCGCCCAGGTCGCCCGGGTCGCGGCCTACAGCGGGTGCTACTCCCTGGCGGTCATCGGCCTGGGAGTCGCCCTGTTTCAGACGCGCGAAGTCGGTTAA
- the purC gene encoding Phosphoribosylaminoimidazole-succinocarboxamide synthase, translated as MTPTAPPAVVRETSLPFPCRRGKVRDVYDLGAELLIVTTDRISAFDVVMNEPVAGKGAVLTQMSAFWLSALADCSPHHLKYVASESRVPHGCQPHAATLAGRAMVVRKAAPLPIECVVRGYLFGGGWKEYQQAGSVSGVRLPTGLRQAEKLPAPIFTPSTKAASGHDEPVSFERACELAAGQAAGGAALLQEARRRSLAIYSAAARHAEARGVIIADTKFEFGVCAGELLLIDEVLTPDSSRFWAAEQYRVGISPPSFDKQFLRDYLETLTWPKTPPPPPIPPEILAQTAARYAEALRRLTGSEA; from the coding sequence ATGACCCCCACCGCCCCGCCTGCCGTCGTCCGCGAGACGTCACTGCCGTTCCCGTGCCGCCGCGGAAAGGTCCGCGACGTCTACGACCTCGGCGCAGAACTGCTGATCGTCACCACCGACCGCATCTCCGCGTTCGATGTGGTGATGAACGAGCCGGTGGCGGGCAAGGGGGCGGTGCTGACGCAGATGTCGGCGTTCTGGCTCAGCGCACTGGCTGACTGCTCACCGCACCATTTGAAATACGTCGCGAGCGAGTCGCGCGTGCCGCACGGCTGCCAGCCGCACGCCGCCACGCTCGCCGGTCGCGCGATGGTCGTCCGCAAAGCCGCGCCGCTGCCGATCGAGTGCGTCGTCCGCGGATACCTCTTCGGCGGCGGATGGAAGGAATATCAGCAGGCCGGCAGCGTCAGCGGCGTGCGCCTACCGACCGGTCTGCGACAGGCGGAGAAGCTCCCCGCGCCGATCTTCACGCCCAGCACCAAGGCCGCCAGCGGCCACGATGAGCCGGTTTCGTTCGAGCGCGCCTGCGAGCTCGCGGCCGGGCAGGCCGCGGGCGGCGCGGCGCTGTTGCAGGAAGCCCGCCGCCGCTCGCTGGCGATCTACTCCGCCGCCGCCCGGCACGCGGAGGCCCGCGGCGTCATCATCGCCGACACGAAATTCGAGTTCGGCGTGTGCGCTGGCGAGCTGCTGCTGATCGACGAGGTGCTGACGCCCGATTCGTCGCGCTTCTGGGCGGCCGAGCAATATCGCGTCGGCATCAGCCCGCCCAGCTTCGACAAGCAGTTCCTGCGGGACTACCTGGAAACGCTGACCTGGCCGAAAACGCCGCCGCCGCCGCCGATCCCGCCGGAAATCCTCGCCCAAACTGCCGCCCGCTACGCTGAGGCGCTGCGAAGGCTCACCGGCAGCGAAGCGTAG
- the dnaJ_1 gene encoding Chaperone protein DnaJ: MGASEGASEAFHRFLRRVWQRDIRPLLSGVQADRRARYARAGGKAAAAAGLLLDGALRLRGRPFTRFLTVMGSSLGAIAPDVFEWDLFARLKPEQRSAAEGRVERAARELPDAEALALFELSPSATRDDLRSAWRGAAQRWHPDKAPDEQQRAEHQVRFLTYQAAYERLTEAFDEGRLPI; this comes from the coding sequence ATGGGTGCTTCTGAAGGCGCGAGCGAGGCGTTTCACCGCTTTCTGCGCCGCGTCTGGCAGCGCGACATTCGCCCGCTTCTGAGCGGGGTTCAGGCGGATCGCCGGGCGCGCTATGCCCGAGCCGGCGGGAAGGCGGCCGCGGCGGCGGGGCTTCTGCTGGACGGCGCGCTGCGGCTGCGCGGCCGGCCCTTCACCCGCTTTTTGACGGTCATGGGGTCGAGCCTGGGCGCCATCGCTCCGGATGTTTTCGAGTGGGACCTGTTCGCCCGGCTCAAACCAGAGCAGCGCAGCGCCGCCGAAGGGCGCGTCGAGCGGGCGGCGCGCGAACTGCCTGATGCCGAAGCGCTCGCGCTGTTCGAGCTGTCGCCGTCCGCCACGCGCGACGATCTGCGGTCGGCCTGGCGCGGCGCCGCGCAGCGCTGGCACCCGGACAAAGCGCCCGACGAACAGCAGCGCGCCGAGCACCAGGTGCGATTCCTGACCTACCAGGCGGCGTACGAACGCCTGACCGAAGCTTTCGACGAGGGACGGCTACCGATCTGA
- a CDS encoding SPFH domain / Band 7 family protein, translated as MTETLHTRSRRIAVGGLLLQTAAFGVTLGLAYASGATSVYYLAWYILGGLPLWFVSMLVFRQRELAAYEEADLEALRREKQSTGGGEAIFGDEGAASLGFRVAEARLQWMIRWMAPAFSLLAALYLAINAVLLWTRLGLALDDPRWGALENLPIAVIILAVLLLLMFLVARYASGMGRTPIWQNLRGCGSYMLGNAIFAAATVITLSIALYASDPRWEHGVAYAIPIVMALLAAEMLINFVLDIYRPRAAGVEPRAAFDSRLLGLFAEPGGIATSIAEAINYQFGFEVSQTWFYQLVQRAALPLVWFSAATLWGLSSIVVVLPGENAIIERFGVQLNPEKPFAPGLHVKYPWPIDAAAKYNTGELHQILVGFRQFDFTPPPPADDAARQEARLVLWTQQRLLGGEMFNFVIPPRRSDSTRAPASRPARHDEDSISKSVPVNVVRMLVAVQFKILPDRLASYTSKATEPEQLLRNVAWEEVVRFAAAHDIEQLLSGSDESFHRYLRKRIADRVAELDLGLEVVYVGVQNVQPEPTVAEAYRKVIGAEQEKLTSIRQALVSENQKLSEAAGEKTRGTQLARASDRAGKADVRLNKADLLLRAAPAPALAELDKRFKPLEPLFNQRIDADAVLDFARQRSDDIDLDYQLGIGRSQRQRDAAAEAVRSATAAAAKATAELDAALKALRERSAAFGAAVVEAAIERESARLELAYWNWQLEALLPELEGRAAAVLAASQSERWEIEMSAAADVARINNQRDAFRSFPEIFKTRAYLDVLVRNMLGKRKFFLAFDPTGRDVRIRADIQDQAGARPEDMPTRGQPR; from the coding sequence TTGACGGAAACGCTCCACACCCGCAGCCGCCGCATCGCCGTCGGCGGACTGCTGCTTCAGACCGCTGCATTCGGCGTCACGCTCGGCCTGGCGTACGCCAGCGGCGCCACGTCCGTCTACTACCTCGCGTGGTACATCCTCGGCGGGCTGCCGCTCTGGTTCGTGTCGATGCTCGTCTTCCGGCAGCGCGAGCTGGCAGCCTACGAAGAGGCGGACCTGGAGGCCCTGCGACGCGAGAAACAGTCCACCGGCGGCGGCGAGGCGATCTTCGGAGATGAGGGCGCCGCCTCGCTCGGCTTCCGCGTCGCCGAGGCGCGCCTCCAGTGGATGATCCGCTGGATGGCGCCGGCCTTCAGCTTGCTGGCCGCGCTCTACCTCGCGATCAACGCCGTTTTGCTCTGGACACGCCTCGGGCTGGCATTGGACGACCCGCGCTGGGGAGCGCTCGAAAACCTGCCGATCGCCGTCATCATCCTCGCCGTCCTGCTGCTGCTGATGTTCCTCGTCGCCCGCTATGCCTCCGGCATGGGCCGCACCCCCATCTGGCAGAACCTTCGCGGCTGCGGCTCCTACATGCTGGGCAACGCCATCTTCGCGGCGGCCACGGTCATCACCCTGTCGATCGCCCTGTACGCCTCCGACCCCCGCTGGGAGCACGGCGTCGCCTACGCCATTCCCATCGTCATGGCCCTCCTCGCGGCCGAAATGCTGATCAACTTCGTGCTCGACATCTACCGTCCGCGGGCGGCGGGGGTCGAGCCGCGGGCGGCCTTCGACAGCCGGCTGCTCGGCCTCTTCGCCGAGCCGGGCGGAATAGCCACCTCGATCGCCGAAGCCATCAATTACCAGTTCGGCTTCGAGGTCTCGCAGACGTGGTTTTATCAACTGGTGCAGCGGGCCGCTTTGCCGCTGGTGTGGTTCAGCGCGGCCACGCTCTGGGGGCTTTCGTCGATCGTCGTCGTGCTGCCCGGCGAAAATGCGATCATCGAACGCTTCGGCGTGCAGCTCAATCCGGAGAAGCCGTTCGCGCCGGGACTGCACGTCAAGTACCCCTGGCCGATCGACGCCGCCGCCAAATACAACACCGGCGAACTGCACCAGATCCTGGTCGGCTTCCGCCAATTCGACTTTACCCCGCCGCCGCCCGCCGATGACGCCGCCCGTCAGGAGGCCCGGCTGGTGCTCTGGACGCAGCAGCGGCTCCTGGGCGGCGAGATGTTCAACTTCGTGATCCCGCCGCGGCGATCCGATTCGACCCGCGCGCCCGCGTCGCGCCCCGCCCGCCACGACGAGGATTCGATCAGCAAATCCGTCCCGGTCAACGTGGTGCGGATGCTGGTGGCCGTGCAGTTCAAGATTCTGCCCGATCGCCTGGCCTCCTACACCAGCAAGGCGACCGAGCCCGAGCAACTGCTTCGCAATGTGGCGTGGGAAGAGGTGGTCCGTTTCGCCGCGGCCCACGACATTGAGCAGCTCCTGTCCGGCAGCGATGAGAGTTTCCACCGTTATCTGCGCAAGCGGATCGCCGATCGCGTCGCGGAGCTGGACCTGGGGCTGGAGGTGGTCTACGTCGGCGTGCAGAACGTGCAGCCCGAGCCGACGGTGGCGGAGGCGTATCGCAAGGTAATCGGCGCCGAGCAGGAAAAGCTCACCTCGATCCGCCAGGCGCTCGTTTCCGAAAATCAGAAACTCTCCGAGGCCGCCGGCGAGAAAACCAGGGGAACTCAACTCGCGCGGGCCAGCGACCGGGCCGGAAAGGCGGACGTGCGGCTGAACAAGGCCGATCTGCTGCTGCGCGCTGCGCCGGCTCCCGCGCTGGCGGAATTGGACAAGCGTTTCAAGCCGCTGGAGCCGCTGTTCAACCAGCGCATTGACGCCGATGCCGTGCTCGATTTCGCCCGCCAGCGCAGCGACGACATCGATCTCGATTACCAGTTAGGCATCGGCCGCAGCCAGCGGCAGCGCGACGCGGCCGCCGAAGCCGTCCGAAGCGCCACCGCCGCCGCGGCCAAGGCGACCGCGGAACTGGACGCGGCATTGAAGGCGCTCCGCGAGCGATCCGCCGCGTTCGGCGCCGCGGTGGTCGAGGCGGCCATTGAGCGCGAGTCGGCCCGGCTCGAGCTGGCCTACTGGAACTGGCAGCTTGAAGCGCTGCTGCCGGAGCTGGAAGGTCGGGCGGCCGCGGTGCTGGCGGCGTCGCAGTCGGAACGTTGGGAAATCGAGATGTCAGCCGCCGCCGACGTGGCGCGGATCAACAACCAGCGCGACGCCTTCCGCAGTTTCCCCGAGATTTTCAAGACGCGCGCCTATCTGGACGTGCTGGTGAGGAACATGCTCGGCAAGCGCAAGTTCTTCCTGGCGTTCGACCCGACCGGCCGCGACGTGCGCATCCGCGCGGATATCCAGGACCAGGCCGGCGCACGGCCCGAGGATATGCCCACGCGGGGTCAGCCGAGGTAG
- the miaB gene encoding tRNA-2-methylthio-N(6)-dimethylallyladenosine synthase — protein sequence MGETTGRTYFLETFGCQMNILDSQLIEGQLRAFGLTPVASFSDADVVLFNTCSVRQHAEDKVLARLGQTRRHKLRRPETIVGVIGCMAEREKQGLFEKAPHVDLLCGPGELNRLPGLLAEVWERNEKVAALAGSLSRRTEVLQRAMEYDSLEALDLSRAPSLGEHVLQSYIRVQRGCDKFCTYCVVPFTRGPERSRPPQHIVDEAKMLSDRGCREVTLLGQTVNSYVHQEDGRPVPFAKLLERVHAVEGIDRVRFVTSFPADWDEDIFRVMRDCPRVMPYLHIPAQSGSDRMLKAMRRTYTVAEYLRLMDAARRHVPHMALAGDMIVGFCGETEEDFAATVELVRRVEYQSLFVFKYSPRPGTAADRNAADDVPAGLKAARNNELLAVQAEIGHRLRRAEVGRRVEVLVEGFSKHGRRELERAGSQGSGNGEQRIDRSAARGARVGTRMQRNITAAALQDSEQDRGSEISQRRSAQLVGRTRGDTMVVFNGDESLIGAIVEVEVTDATPLTLIGRVAEVCSPRRRPAPVPNSNDAPLPRHGVTPLSILATA from the coding sequence ATGGGCGAAACCACCGGCCGAACCTACTTCCTTGAGACCTTTGGCTGTCAGATGAACATTCTGGACAGCCAGTTGATCGAAGGGCAACTGCGCGCCTTCGGCCTGACGCCCGTCGCGTCCTTTTCGGACGCCGATGTCGTGCTGTTCAACACCTGCTCGGTGCGCCAGCATGCCGAAGACAAGGTGCTTGCGCGGCTCGGCCAGACGCGCCGTCACAAGCTGCGGCGGCCCGAGACGATCGTCGGCGTGATCGGCTGCATGGCGGAGCGCGAGAAGCAGGGGCTCTTTGAAAAGGCGCCGCACGTCGATCTGCTTTGCGGGCCGGGCGAGTTGAACCGGCTCCCGGGCCTGCTGGCCGAGGTGTGGGAGCGAAACGAGAAGGTCGCCGCGCTGGCCGGCAGCCTCTCGCGCCGCACCGAAGTGCTTCAACGGGCGATGGAGTATGACAGTCTCGAAGCGCTCGACCTGTCGCGCGCCCCGAGCCTGGGCGAGCACGTGCTTCAGTCCTACATCCGCGTGCAGCGCGGCTGCGACAAGTTCTGCACCTACTGCGTGGTGCCGTTCACCCGCGGCCCCGAACGCAGCCGTCCGCCGCAGCACATCGTGGATGAAGCGAAAATGCTGTCGGATCGCGGCTGCCGCGAGGTGACGCTGCTGGGCCAGACGGTCAATTCGTACGTGCACCAGGAGGACGGCCGGCCCGTTCCGTTTGCGAAACTGCTGGAGCGCGTGCACGCGGTGGAGGGAATCGACCGCGTGAGATTCGTCACCAGCTTTCCGGCTGATTGGGACGAGGACATCTTCCGCGTGATGCGCGACTGCCCGCGCGTCATGCCCTACCTGCACATTCCGGCCCAGAGCGGCTCGGACCGGATGCTGAAGGCCATGCGGCGGACGTACACCGTCGCCGAGTACCTGCGACTGATGGACGCGGCACGCCGGCACGTGCCGCACATGGCGCTGGCGGGCGACATGATCGTCGGCTTCTGCGGCGAGACGGAGGAGGACTTTGCCGCGACCGTTGAGCTGGTGCGGCGGGTCGAGTACCAGAGCTTGTTCGTGTTCAAATACTCGCCGCGGCCGGGGACCGCAGCGGATCGCAACGCGGCCGACGATGTGCCGGCCGGCCTGAAAGCCGCGCGGAATAACGAGCTGCTGGCCGTCCAGGCTGAGATCGGTCATCGGCTGCGGCGGGCGGAAGTCGGGCGACGGGTGGAAGTGCTGGTCGAGGGATTCAGTAAGCACGGGCGGCGCGAGCTGGAGCGTGCCGGATCGCAGGGATCTGGGAACGGGGAACAGCGGATCGATCGGAGTGCGGCGCGCGGGGCGCGCGTGGGGACTCGAATGCAGCGGAACATCACGGCGGCTGCGCTTCAGGATAGCGAGCAAGACCGTGGCAGCGAAATCTCGCAGCGGCGATCGGCTCAGCTCGTCGGCCGCACGCGCGGCGACACGATGGTCGTCTTCAACGGCGACGAGTCGCTCATCGGAGCGATCGTCGAGGTCGAAGTGACCGACGCGACGCCGCTGACGCTGATCGGCCGCGTGGCGGAAGTCTGCTCGCCGCGCCGCCGGCCGGCGCCGGTTCCGAATTCGAACGATGCGCCTCTGCCGAGGCACGGCGTGACGCCCTTGAGCATTCTGGCGACGGCGTAG
- the coaBC_1 gene encoding Coenzyme A biosynthesis bifunctional protein CoaBC, with amino-acid sequence MPTDVPPRRSKPARRRAGAPLRILITAGPTREYIDSVRYLSNDSSGAMGFALAAAAAARGHRVTLIHGPVSLAAARGVHAVSVISAAEMLAACRKAWPARDVLIMAAAVADYRPAMRLDSKRKKSSRDFVLKLRPTVDILADLSRRRQPTQRVIGFALEDRNARRNAESKLRRKNLDAIVLNSPAAIGRARSSVEILVCGGRWRSLPNAPKGQTARRLIRLAEELATVRARSQRT; translated from the coding sequence ATGCCCACCGACGTCCCACCGCGCCGCAGCAAACCGGCTCGCCGCCGGGCCGGCGCACCGTTGAGAATCCTCATCACCGCCGGTCCGACGCGCGAGTACATCGACAGCGTCCGCTATCTCTCGAACGACTCATCGGGCGCGATGGGCTTCGCGCTGGCCGCGGCCGCGGCCGCCCGCGGGCATCGCGTGACGCTGATTCACGGGCCGGTGAGTCTCGCCGCGGCGCGTGGTGTGCACGCGGTTTCGGTGATCTCTGCGGCCGAAATGCTGGCCGCCTGCCGCAAGGCGTGGCCGGCGCGCGACGTGCTCATCATGGCGGCGGCGGTCGCGGACTACAGGCCGGCGATGCGGCTCGATTCGAAGCGGAAGAAGTCATCTCGGGATTTCGTGCTCAAGCTGAGGCCGACGGTTGACATCCTGGCCGACCTGTCGCGGCGGCGGCAACCGACACAGCGCGTGATCGGATTTGCGCTCGAAGACCGCAACGCGCGGCGAAACGCCGAATCGAAGCTGCGGCGCAAGAACCTGGACGCGATCGTGCTGAACAGCCCGGCGGCGATCGGGCGGGCGCGGTCGAGCGTCGAGATTCTGGTGTGCGGCGGGCGATGGCGGAGTTTGCCGAACGCGCCAAAGGGGCAGACGGCCCGGCGGCTTATTCGGCTGGCGGAGGAACTGGCGACGGTTCGAGCGCGATCGCAACGGACGTGA
- a CDS encoding Peptidase M16 inactive domain protein — protein sequence MNRRPSCFAVLLALLISPGLNAAEPLLRDERNLTGKLANGVSWIYRQNNNPPGKMALTMHVRSGSLNESDAQRGLAHFIEHMCFNGTENFPPGKLVPYFESIGMEFGADLNAFTSFDQTAYELFLPDTTAEQIDKALMVLSDYAFRCTFDPKEIDDERGVILAEKRARENVGERIRDKLWPELYAGSRFAERLPIGTEEIVSKAGRDAFVDYYRAWYRPENITVMMVGDAEAERVTPLIEKWFGSYKSDDPARPQQGAEFKPYESERAIVVSEPQMSICTLTIYNILPGREPTTTVEQLRSDLIEGIAGWILQRRCSDRVKKGQADFQTAGAGVGRFFRDATLATAVASGPPEKWEKMLDQLIEELNRARQFGFTPRELELASKDILADAERAVRTESTRNSNGILAEIRGSLNEMEPVLSAQQELELTQRLLPTIKVEEVGAVFATAFAPGRYTYVSTTDQRDDLKNPSRDELLAAARAAMARSVTPPVDESHDKQLLAQEPTPGNTTDRMLDEELQITTATMANGVRVHHRFMDYKKDQVLVSIALAGGQIEETADNAGITEVAALILGQKATSRLNSTDITDLMTGKNIQVGGGAAGDAFTIRISGSPRDLEDGLRLAHALLTDGRIESSAFDKWREGAVQRLELLASFPEFIAQKTLIETLTNNDPRMTLPDRERIERQKLDGAQAWFDRIRQKAPIEVAVVGELAMEHALPLVQKYLGSLPRRPKFAETLDPLRVVKRRPGPIDVKASVETKSDKAMVISGFIGADARQVDDDRALQLASNILSSRLIKRVREELALVYSLSASNRAATVYRDMGTFLTGAACAPGKAAQVAEEIEKIYAAFAESGPTDEELANAKKQILNNLDTQTKEPGYWLGVLATLDLHNRKLDDEKRDKAAFESATAEQLKRVFNKYYKPERTFRVIAAPAASESPASAPAAERQPEPAAAPG from the coding sequence ATGAACCGCCGCCCTTCCTGCTTCGCAGTGCTTCTGGCGCTGCTGATTTCGCCGGGCCTGAACGCCGCCGAGCCGCTGCTGCGCGACGAGCGCAACCTGACGGGCAAGCTGGCCAACGGCGTGTCGTGGATCTACCGGCAGAACAACAACCCGCCGGGCAAGATGGCCCTGACGATGCACGTGCGCAGCGGCTCGCTGAATGAGAGCGACGCGCAGCGCGGCCTGGCGCACTTCATCGAGCACATGTGCTTCAACGGGACGGAGAATTTCCCGCCCGGCAAGCTGGTGCCCTATTTCGAGAGCATCGGCATGGAATTCGGCGCCGACCTGAACGCCTTTACCAGCTTCGACCAGACCGCCTACGAGCTGTTTCTCCCGGATACGACCGCCGAGCAGATCGACAAGGCGCTGATGGTTCTCAGCGACTACGCCTTTCGCTGCACGTTCGATCCCAAGGAGATCGACGACGAGCGCGGCGTCATCCTGGCGGAGAAGCGCGCCCGCGAAAACGTGGGCGAACGCATCCGCGACAAGTTGTGGCCCGAGCTTTACGCCGGTTCGCGCTTCGCCGAGCGGCTACCGATCGGAACGGAGGAGATCGTCTCCAAGGCCGGGCGCGACGCGTTTGTGGACTACTACCGCGCCTGGTACCGCCCGGAGAACATCACGGTCATGATGGTCGGCGACGCGGAGGCGGAGCGCGTCACGCCGCTCATCGAGAAGTGGTTCGGGTCGTACAAGTCCGACGATCCCGCCCGGCCGCAGCAGGGGGCGGAGTTCAAGCCGTACGAGAGCGAACGGGCGATCGTGGTGAGCGAGCCGCAGATGTCGATCTGCACGCTGACCATTTACAACATTCTGCCGGGCCGCGAGCCGACGACGACCGTCGAGCAGCTTCGCAGCGACCTGATCGAGGGCATCGCGGGGTGGATCCTTCAGCGCCGCTGCAGCGACCGCGTCAAGAAGGGTCAGGCTGATTTCCAGACCGCCGGCGCGGGAGTCGGGCGTTTCTTCCGCGACGCCACGCTGGCCACCGCCGTCGCCAGCGGCCCGCCGGAAAAGTGGGAGAAGATGCTCGATCAACTCATCGAAGAACTGAATCGCGCCCGGCAGTTCGGCTTTACACCTCGCGAGCTGGAGCTGGCCTCCAAGGACATTCTGGCCGACGCCGAGCGGGCCGTCCGCACCGAGTCGACCCGCAATTCCAACGGCATCCTGGCGGAAATCCGGGGAAGCCTGAACGAAATGGAACCGGTGCTGTCCGCCCAGCAGGAGCTGGAGCTGACGCAGCGGCTGCTGCCGACCATCAAGGTCGAGGAAGTCGGCGCCGTCTTCGCGACGGCTTTCGCCCCCGGCCGGTACACGTACGTCAGCACGACCGACCAGCGGGATGACCTGAAGAACCCGAGCCGCGACGAGCTGCTGGCCGCCGCCCGCGCCGCCATGGCCCGCAGCGTCACGCCACCCGTGGACGAATCGCACGATAAGCAACTGCTGGCGCAGGAGCCGACGCCCGGCAACACGACGGACCGCATGCTCGACGAGGAGCTGCAGATCACGACCGCCACGATGGCCAACGGCGTGCGCGTTCACCACCGTTTCATGGACTACAAGAAGGACCAGGTTCTGGTCTCCATCGCGCTCGCCGGCGGGCAGATCGAAGAAACCGCCGACAACGCGGGAATCACGGAAGTCGCCGCGCTGATCCTGGGGCAGAAGGCGACCAGCCGCCTGAACTCGACCGACATCACCGACCTGATGACCGGAAAGAACATTCAGGTCGGCGGCGGCGCGGCGGGCGACGCGTTCACGATCCGCATTTCCGGTTCGCCGCGCGACCTGGAGGACGGCTTGCGGCTCGCGCACGCCCTGCTCACCGACGGCCGCATCGAGTCGTCCGCGTTCGACAAGTGGCGCGAGGGCGCCGTTCAGCGGCTGGAGCTGCTGGCGTCGTTCCCGGAGTTCATTGCGCAAAAGACGCTGATCGAAACGCTCACCAACAATGACCCGCGCATGACGCTGCCGGACCGCGAACGGATCGAACGGCAGAAGCTCGACGGGGCCCAGGCGTGGTTCGATCGCATCCGACAGAAGGCGCCGATCGAGGTCGCCGTCGTGGGCGAGCTCGCGATGGAACACGCCCTGCCGCTGGTGCAGAAGTACCTCGGTTCGCTGCCGCGGCGGCCGAAATTCGCCGAGACGCTCGATCCGCTGCGGGTGGTGAAACGCAGGCCCGGCCCGATCGACGTGAAGGCCTCCGTGGAAACCAAGTCTGACAAAGCGATGGTGATCTCGGGCTTCATCGGCGCCGACGCGCGCCAGGTGGATGACGACCGGGCCCTTCAACTGGCGTCGAACATCCTCAGCAGCCGGCTGATCAAGCGCGTGCGCGAGGAGCTGGCGCTGGTCTATTCGCTCTCGGCCAGCAACCGCGCCGCGACGGTCTATCGCGACATGGGAACGTTCCTCACCGGCGCGGCGTGCGCGCCCGGCAAGGCGGCGCAGGTCGCCGAGGAAATCGAGAAGATCTACGCCGCCTTTGCCGAGAGCGGCCCGACCGATGAAGAGCTCGCCAACGCCAAGAAGCAGATTCTCAACAACCTCGACACGCAGACCAAGGAACCGGGCTACTGGCTGGGCGTGCTGGCGACGCTCGATCTGCATAACCGCAAACTGGACGACGAGAAGCGCGACAAGGCCGCCTTCGAATCGGCGACCGCCGAACAGTTGAAGCGCGTCTTTAACAAGTACTACAAGCCCGAGCGGACGTTCCGCGTCATCGCGGCGCCGGCCGCGAGCGAGTCGCCGGCGAGCGCGCCGGCCGCGGAGCGCCAGCCTGAGCCGGCGGCGGCGCCGGGGTAA